The following coding sequences lie in one Glycine soja cultivar W05 chromosome 16, ASM419377v2, whole genome shotgun sequence genomic window:
- the LOC114390604 gene encoding receptor-like serine/threonine-protein kinase At4g25390 isoform X1, with translation MPSRQLSTPSDTPHPLPPPRHHHHHHHHFLTPLLAATVSTCSLFLLLLLFCHRTLTRKRATTYPPSPATTSPPHRLSFSVLRRATNSFSTRLGHGGFGPVFAGTLAGAPVAVKLMDSATNHHQGEREFHNELFFASKLLSRHVITATHFCSDPKRRRFLLVYELMHNGNLQDALLHRKCPELSNWNTRFSIILNIAKGVHFLHSCDPPVIHGDIKPSNVLLDRDFSPRIGDFGLARLSSETPRFEIEVLECGSVDNEEKMKKKEEEEEVVVVVADDCGSVESAHSVFMEDGGLGVEQSPSPEMAAMTSPETGLAVSAAEASPGFEKGSVQSEKEGVKKINGRGLKSNSVRDWWWKHENEVGVGESKKVKDYVMEWIGRDVNKERVKNGIEYGDVVVGKEEKNKKEKKRRKKELEWWESMEEEKLDGVMKRKRRTVREWWKEERFEENAKTTTKKKKKKRKGGSVKSDDEKCGDDWWMSDDAMDKRKGKSRSRNNRGNMDWWMDGLSGELWRGRRNNSFDSASGEIPKSGGVSSTPSMRGTVCYVAPECGYGGEVSEKSDVYSFGVLLLVIISRRRPLQVSGSPLSEFQRANLLSWARHCARNGKLVELIDESTELLDKEQALLCIKVALLCLLKSPARRPSIKEVVGMLSGELEPPQLPVEYSPSTPSRFPFKSRRKGRTQICLQAADLRHCKSSDVFPCHL, from the coding sequence ATGCCATCCCGACAATTATCCACCCCATCAGACACACCCCATCCGCTGCCACCGCCAcgtcatcaccaccaccaccatcaccactTTCTGACTCCTCTCCTCGCCGCCACCGTCTCAACATGCTCCCttttcctcctccttctcctcttcTGCCACCGCACCCTCACCCGCAAACGCGCTACCACCTACCCTCCTTCTCCGGCCACCACCTCCCCGCCGCACCGCCTCTCCTTCTCCGTCCTCCGCCGTGCCACCAACTCCTTCTCCACGCGCCTCGGCCACGGAGGCTTCGGCCCCGTCTTCGCCGGCACCCTCGCCGGCGCCCCCGTCGCCGTCAAGCTCATGGACTCCGCCACCAACCACCACCAGGGTGAGCGCGAGTTCCACAACGAACTCTTCTTCGCCTCGAAGCTCCTCTCCCGCCACGTCATCACCGCCACGCACTTCTGCTCCGACCCGAAACGACGCCGCTTCCTCCTGGTCTACGAGCTCATGCACAACGGCAACCTCCAAGACGCGCTTTTGCACCGCAAGTGCCCCGAACTCTCTAACTGGAACACGCGCTTCTCGATTATCCTCAACATAGCGAAAGGTGTTCACTTTCTTCACTCCTGCGACCCCCCTGTTATTCACGGCGACATTAAACCGAGCAACGTTTTGCTTGATCGCGATTTCTCGCCGAGAATTGGGGACTTTGGGCTTGCGAGGTTGAGCTCGGAGACTCCGAGGTTTGAAATTGAGGTTCTGGAATGTGGGAGTGTTGAtaatgaagagaagatgaagaagaaggaggaggaggaggaggttgttgttgttgttgctgatgaTTGTGGATCGGTGGAGAGTGCTCATAGTGTTTTTATGGAGGATGGTGGTTTGGGTGTGGAGCAATCGCCTTCGCCGGAGATGGCGGCGATGACTTCGCCGGAGACGGGTTTGGCGGTGTCCGCCGCTGAGGCCTCGCCGGGGTTTGAGAAGGGTAGTGTGCAGAGTGAGAAGGAGGGTGTGAAGAAGATTAATGGGAGAGGGTTGAAGAGTAATTCTGTGAGGGATTGGTGGTGGAAGCATGAGAATGAGGTTGGGGTTGGGGAGAGTAAAAAAGTTAAGGATTATGTGATGGAGTGGATTGGGAGGGATGTGAATAAGGAAAGGGTGAAAAATGGAATTGAATATGGAGATGTGGTGGTagggaaggaagagaaaaataagaaggagaagaagagaaggaagaagGAATTGGAATGGTGGGAATCAATGGAAGAGGAAAAGCTTGATGGGGTTATGAAGAGGAAGAGAAGGACGGTGAGGGAATGGTGGAAGGAGGAGCGTTTTGAGGAGAATGCGAAGACGacgacaaagaagaagaagaaaaagaggaagGGTGGGAGTGTGAAGAGTGATGATGAGAAGTGTGGTGATGATTGGTGGATGAGTGATGATGCAATGGATAAGAGGAAGGGCAAGAGTAGGAGTAGGAACAACCGTGGGAACATGGATTGGTGGATGGATGGGTTGAGTGGTGAGTTATGGAGAGGGAGGAGGAATAATAGCTTTGATTCTGCTAGTGGAGAGATTCCAAAGAGTGGTGGTGTGAGTAGTACTCCTAGTATGAGGGGAACTGTGTGCTATGTTGCTCCTGAGTGTGGCTATGGTGGGGAAGTGTCTGAGAAGTCTGATGTGTATAGCTTTGGGGTGTTGTTGCTTGTGATCATTTCCCGGCGGCGCCCACTTCAGGTCAGCGGTTCGCCCTTGTCTGAGTTTCAGAGGGCGAATCTGTTGTCGTGGGCACGCCATTGCGCACGAAATGGGAAGCTTGTTGAGCTGATTGATGAGTCTACTGAGTTGTTGGATAAGGAGCAAGCTCTTCTCTGCATCAAGGTGGCGTTGCTTTGCTTGCTGAAGTCACCTGCTCGTCGTCCTTCAATTAAGGAGGTTGTGGGAATGCTCAGTGGGGAATTGGAGCCACCCCAATTGCCTGTCGAGTACTCACCTTCAACCCCTTCAAGGTTCCCTTTCAAGTCTAGGAGAAAAGGCAG
- the LOC114390604 gene encoding receptor-like serine/threonine-protein kinase At4g25390 isoform X2, translated as MPSRQLSTPSDTPHPLPPPRHHHHHHHHFLTPLLAATVSTCSLFLLLLLFCHRTLTRKRATTYPPSPATTSPPHRLSFSVLRRATNSFSTRLGHGGFGPVFAGTLAGAPVAVKLMDSATNHHQGEREFHNELFFASKLLSRHVITATHFCSDPKRRRFLLVYELMHNGNLQDALLHRKCPELSNWNTRFSIILNIAKGVHFLHSCDPPVIHGDIKPSNVLLDRDFSPRIGDFGLARLSSETPRFEIEVLECGSVDNEEKMKKKEEEEEVVVVVADDCGSVESAHSVFMEDGGLGVEQSPSPEMAAMTSPETGLAVSAAEASPGFEKGSVQSEKEGVKKINGRGLKSNSVRDWWWKHENEVGVGESKKVKDYVMEWIGRDVNKERVKNGIEYGDVVVGKEEKNKKEKKRRKKELEWWESMEEEKLDGVMKRKRRTVREWWKEERFEENAKTTTKKKKKKRKGGSVKSDDEKCGDDWWMSDDAMDKRKGKSRSRNNRGNMDWWMDGLSGELWRGRRNNSFDSASGEIPKSGGVSSTPSMRGTVCYVAPECGYGGEVSEKSDVYSFGVLLLVIISRRRPLQVSGSPLSEFQRANLLSWARHCARNGKLVELIDESTELLDKEQALLCIKVALLCLLKSPARRPSIKEVVGMLSGELEPPQLPVEYSPSTPSRFPFKSRRKGSFLPRWKSHVGDTSCNRTLEF; from the coding sequence ATGCCATCCCGACAATTATCCACCCCATCAGACACACCCCATCCGCTGCCACCGCCAcgtcatcaccaccaccaccatcaccactTTCTGACTCCTCTCCTCGCCGCCACCGTCTCAACATGCTCCCttttcctcctccttctcctcttcTGCCACCGCACCCTCACCCGCAAACGCGCTACCACCTACCCTCCTTCTCCGGCCACCACCTCCCCGCCGCACCGCCTCTCCTTCTCCGTCCTCCGCCGTGCCACCAACTCCTTCTCCACGCGCCTCGGCCACGGAGGCTTCGGCCCCGTCTTCGCCGGCACCCTCGCCGGCGCCCCCGTCGCCGTCAAGCTCATGGACTCCGCCACCAACCACCACCAGGGTGAGCGCGAGTTCCACAACGAACTCTTCTTCGCCTCGAAGCTCCTCTCCCGCCACGTCATCACCGCCACGCACTTCTGCTCCGACCCGAAACGACGCCGCTTCCTCCTGGTCTACGAGCTCATGCACAACGGCAACCTCCAAGACGCGCTTTTGCACCGCAAGTGCCCCGAACTCTCTAACTGGAACACGCGCTTCTCGATTATCCTCAACATAGCGAAAGGTGTTCACTTTCTTCACTCCTGCGACCCCCCTGTTATTCACGGCGACATTAAACCGAGCAACGTTTTGCTTGATCGCGATTTCTCGCCGAGAATTGGGGACTTTGGGCTTGCGAGGTTGAGCTCGGAGACTCCGAGGTTTGAAATTGAGGTTCTGGAATGTGGGAGTGTTGAtaatgaagagaagatgaagaagaaggaggaggaggaggaggttgttgttgttgttgctgatgaTTGTGGATCGGTGGAGAGTGCTCATAGTGTTTTTATGGAGGATGGTGGTTTGGGTGTGGAGCAATCGCCTTCGCCGGAGATGGCGGCGATGACTTCGCCGGAGACGGGTTTGGCGGTGTCCGCCGCTGAGGCCTCGCCGGGGTTTGAGAAGGGTAGTGTGCAGAGTGAGAAGGAGGGTGTGAAGAAGATTAATGGGAGAGGGTTGAAGAGTAATTCTGTGAGGGATTGGTGGTGGAAGCATGAGAATGAGGTTGGGGTTGGGGAGAGTAAAAAAGTTAAGGATTATGTGATGGAGTGGATTGGGAGGGATGTGAATAAGGAAAGGGTGAAAAATGGAATTGAATATGGAGATGTGGTGGTagggaaggaagagaaaaataagaaggagaagaagagaaggaagaagGAATTGGAATGGTGGGAATCAATGGAAGAGGAAAAGCTTGATGGGGTTATGAAGAGGAAGAGAAGGACGGTGAGGGAATGGTGGAAGGAGGAGCGTTTTGAGGAGAATGCGAAGACGacgacaaagaagaagaagaaaaagaggaagGGTGGGAGTGTGAAGAGTGATGATGAGAAGTGTGGTGATGATTGGTGGATGAGTGATGATGCAATGGATAAGAGGAAGGGCAAGAGTAGGAGTAGGAACAACCGTGGGAACATGGATTGGTGGATGGATGGGTTGAGTGGTGAGTTATGGAGAGGGAGGAGGAATAATAGCTTTGATTCTGCTAGTGGAGAGATTCCAAAGAGTGGTGGTGTGAGTAGTACTCCTAGTATGAGGGGAACTGTGTGCTATGTTGCTCCTGAGTGTGGCTATGGTGGGGAAGTGTCTGAGAAGTCTGATGTGTATAGCTTTGGGGTGTTGTTGCTTGTGATCATTTCCCGGCGGCGCCCACTTCAGGTCAGCGGTTCGCCCTTGTCTGAGTTTCAGAGGGCGAATCTGTTGTCGTGGGCACGCCATTGCGCACGAAATGGGAAGCTTGTTGAGCTGATTGATGAGTCTACTGAGTTGTTGGATAAGGAGCAAGCTCTTCTCTGCATCAAGGTGGCGTTGCTTTGCTTGCTGAAGTCACCTGCTCGTCGTCCTTCAATTAAGGAGGTTGTGGGAATGCTCAGTGGGGAATTGGAGCCACCCCAATTGCCTGTCGAGTACTCACCTTCAACCCCTTCAAGGTTCCCTTTCAAGTCTAGGAGAAAAGGCAG